The Bremerella alba genome includes the window GCAGTTGCTGAATCTTCTCGACGGTCGACTCCGAAATATCGCTTTCTTCCTCGACCGAATCGACCGGGATTTCCTTAAGGGCCAGGGACTTCAGCTTGATGCCACGCTTGGTGAGTTCGTCCGACAATCCGTCACGACGCCGCTTCGATCCGTCCGACTTTTGGTACCCAATGAATGCGATATGCTCGAAGCCTGCTTCGGTGAGATGGGCAGCGGCAAGACGGCCGACCGAATGAACATCGGTGTAGACAGAAACGAAGCCAGAATCAATCAGGTCGCCACTGGCCATAACGACCGGTACTTTTCCTCGCTTGAGCCAGGTGGTGATGCCTGGGTTTCTGCCAGCGGAAACGATTGCTCCGTCCACCTTGCCGGCCCACGGAGGGTTGCCAACCAGGTTGGGGTCGTTGCTCGAGAAACGGAAGTCGCGAACTTGGATGTTCGGAAACTCTTCGATGTAGTTCAGCAGGCCTTGCAGCACGCGACGGGAATGCTCGGTCCAAGAGGCGGAATGGATCCCGATCGTTATTTTTTCACTCATATGCATCTATGCGTCCAAAATGTCAGGTTGAGCCGTCAATCGGGAGAGGACGTCGGCGTGCGCGATCTTGTATGGATTATTGCGCAAAATGTTACGTTCAAATGACCCGTCTTGCAAGCCATGAACTTACGACAATCAGGGGGATTGAAGGAAATTTTGAGAAAGAAAAGGCTCTCTTGTAGTCGCAATTAACCCATTTTGCGTCATGGTTTTAATACAGGTATTACTGGGTACTTGACCCCATGTGTCCCATTGTGCGAATTCTGGTATGGGGCCAGTGAAAGAATTCCTTATCCGGTTGAAAGTTTTTTTCGATCGTCGATTTGCAGCGAGAGTTTTCGCGCAAGAGAATGGGTGGGCTGCGAGAAAATTGGAAATGTCCCGCGATTTCGAGACATGTTTCGCACGGATCGGCTGTTTATTAGTGAGCCGGATCCTCCCTCTTTTCCGCTCACTGCCCGGCCTATCCCGAGTCCCTCCTGCAACTGCTTTTCGAGTACCGAGCTTATGATGCGATCGACCCTGCTTGCTGCGCTGCTGCTGTGTGTAGTTCAAATGACTGGCCTTCCTCTGCATGCCCAAGAGAAGAGCCCGCCGAACATTTTGATTCTGTATGCCGACGACCTCGGCTACGGCGATCTCTCGTGCTACAACCCACAAGGAAAGATCCCCACGCCCAATCTCGACAAATTGGCTGCCTCGGGCACACGATTCACCGACGGGCATTCGTCTTCCGGTATTTGTACGCCCAGCCGATACGCACTGCTTACCGGGCGGCATCATTGGCGTGACTTTCATGGGATCGTCAACGCGTTTGGCAAGTCGGTCTTTAAGCCAGAGCGATTGACGATGCCGGAAATGCTCAAAGATCAAGGCTACGCGACGGCTTGCATCGGCAAGTGGCATTTGGGTTGGGACTGGGACGCTATTCGCCAAAGCAAAGGGATTCAGCCAGATAGTTTCGACTGGTCGAAGGCCATTCCAGACGGGCCACTTGCCCACGGTTTCGATCATTACTTCGGCGATACGGTCATTAACTTTCCTCCGTATGCCTGGATCGAAGACGACAAGCTGGCCCAGATCCCCGACACGATGAAAGACGAGGCGAAGTGGAAGAAGATCAAGGAAGGCAACTGGGAGTGTCGACCCGGTCCAATGGTTACCGGATGGAATCCATACGACGTGCTGCCAACCCTAACCGACCAAGGCGTCGCGTATCTTAAGTCGCGAAAGGACGAGACCGAGCCGTTCTTTTTGTACTTCGCGTTCCCTTGCCCGCATGCTCCAATCATCCCCAACGATGCCTACGACGGAAAGAGCGATGCCGGGCCATTCGGTGACTTCGTCGTCGAAACCGACGCGATGGTAGGCCGGCTGCTCGCCGCGCTCGAAGCATCGGGCCAGGCCGATAACACGATCGTCGTCTTCACCGCCGACAACGGGCCAGAGCACTACGCCTATGCTCGCGATGCGAAGTACGGTCACTGGTCGTCCGAGCCCTTCCGCGGTTTGAAGCGAGACATCTACGAAGGAGGGCATCATGTGCCGTTCATCGTGCGTTGGCCGGGGGTGACCACACCTGGAAGCGAGAGCTACGCGTTGGTTTCGCAGATCGACCTGATGGCGACGTTTGCTTCCGCGATCGGCTACAAACTGCCTGACGATGCGGCCGAAGACTCGCACGACATGCTGCCGCACCTCAAGGGAGAAGCCGCGGCCATTCGTGCGTCGCACATTCATAACACGTTCGCCAATCAATATGCGATCCGCGACGGCGATTGGCTGTTGGTCGATCACAAAACCGGCTACCGATCGAAAGGGTGGCAGGCATGGGAGCCGCGGCACAACTATCCGGGCGACGACAAACAGCCGGTCGAACTGTACGACCTGGCAAGCGACCCCGGCCAGCGAAACAATCTCGCCGCCGACCAGCCCGAGAAGGTCGAGCAGATGCAGAAGCTGTTGACCAAGATTCAAAAGCAAGGGCACTCGGCACCCCGCTTGGAGAAGTAATGCTCAGGAGTACGAACAAGACTTATCGAGTGACATGGTTCTGGCTGGCCTTCGCGCTGCTTTTGCCGCAGGGACTGTGGGCTGGAGAAAAGCCGAACATTGTGTTCATTCTGTGCGACGACCTCGGCTACGGGGACGTCCAGTGCTTGAATCCGCAGCACGGCAAGATTCCCACGCCTGGGGCCGATCAATTGGCAAAGCAAGGGATGACCTTCACCGACGCGCATAGCGGTTCGTCGGTTTGCACGCCCACCCGCTACGGTCTGCTAACGGGCCGCTACAGTTGGCGAACCAAACTACAGAAGGGGGTGGTGACCGGCTTCGCCCCTTGCTTGATCGACGAGGATCGTCCGACGGTGGCCAACTTTTTGAAAGACCACGGCTACCAAACGGCGATCATTGGCAAGTGGCATTTGAACTTTCAATATTGCGATCCTCAAACTGGCCAGCCGTACCTAGCCAAACAGTTCAAATCGCCGCCGGTGGGGACCAAAATTCCCGACGGTCCGCAGGCACGCGGGTTCGATTATTTCCATGGCTTTCACCATGCCCGCGACATGCAGACAGTTATCGAAAACGACACCGTCATCGCCCACGATCCACCGATCAACATGCTACCGCGATTGACGCGTAAGAGCGTCGAGTACATCGACCAGCATGCCAACGACGAAAAACCGTTCTTTCTGTACATCCCCCTCGGCTCGCCCCACACGCCGATCCTGCCCACTAAAGCCTGGCAGGGAAGAAGCGGCCTGGGAGATTACGGCGACTTCGTGATGGAAACCGACAACGCTGTCGTGCAGGTCACCCAAGCTCTTGATCGGAACGGCTTGACCGACAATACCCTGGTCGTCTTTACCAGCGATAACGGCTGCAGCAAAGCGGCAGGCATCCCGCAACTGGCCAAGCAGGGGCACATCGTCAGTGCCCACCTGCGTGGCTCGAAGGCCGACATCTGGGACGGCGGGCATCGTGTGCCGTTTATGGTGCGTTGGCCTGGCAAAGTGGAAGCAGGCTCGTCGAGCGATCAGTTGATTTGCTTGACCGATTGGTTCGCAACGGTGGCCGATATGATGGACGCCAAGGTTCCGCCTGGCACGTGCGAAGACAGCGTCAGCTTCTTGCCGGCGATCGCTGGCAAGCCGATCACTTCAACTCGGGCTGGCGTGGTGCATCACTCGGTCAGTGGGCACTTCGCCTATCGGCAAGGTCCCTGGAAGTTGGCCCTGGCCCGCGGTTCTGGCGGGTGGAGTTCCCCCAATGAAAAACAGGCCGGTAAAGACGCCCCCAAAGCACAGCTATACCACATGGTTGAAGACATCGGCGAGCAGCAGAACCGTTACCTGATCGAGGCGTCGGTTGCCGAGCGACTTCTACAACAGCTTCAAGCCGACATCGACCGCGGCCGCAGTACCGACGGACCGAAATCGCAAAACGACGTATCGAATATCGACCTTTGGAAGAGCGAAAAGAACTAACGTAACCTTGTCCTATTATCCCCCCGGGCTATCCATGACGCACACTTACCGAATTCTTTTGACATGTCTGCTCGCGACGCTGGGCATGACATCCTTGGCGACGGCTGCCGATCGGCCGAATGTTCTGTTCATTCTGACCGACGATCAGTCGCCGTTTGATTTCAAGTTTTACAACCAAGACTCGAAGCTCGATACGCCGGTGATCGATCAACTTGCGGCCGACGGCATGGTCTTCGACGGGGCGTATCACATGGGGGCGTGGTCGGGTGCCGTGTGCACGCCGTCGCGACACATGATTATGAGCGGCCGGACTGTCTGGCATATTCCCAGTCGTTTGAATCGCAATCGAAACCCAAACGAAGGAGACACGGCACTCGTTCCCCAGAACCTGCCTGACTTCACGATGGGGGCCGTGTTTAACCGTGCCGGGTACGACACCATGCGAACCTGCAAGAAGGGAAACAGCTACGCCGCGGCCAACAAGCAGTTCACCGTCGTGAAAGATGCTTCCAAGCGTGGCGGGACGGATGAGTCTGGAAGTGCCTGGCACGGAAAGCAGGTGCTCGATTACTTGAACGAGCGCGAGAAGACCAAGGACGAAGATCCGTTTTTGATTTACTTCGGTTTCTCGCACCCACACGATACGCGTGACGGCACACCAGAGCTTTTAGAGAAGTACGGTTCGATCAATCACACAAAGGAAACGAAGCTGCCTGAGCCCAACGACAAGCAGCCGCAAATGCCGCCGAATTGGCTGCCCAAGCATCCCTTTCAGAACAGCCACTCGAATGTCCGCGACGAAGTAGCCGTGAGCGGCGTCTGGACCAACCGCGACGAGGCGACCATTCGCAACGAACTAGGACGCGAGTTCGCGTGTAGCGAAAACATCGATATTCAGATCGGCAAGGTGCTCGACAAGTTGGAAGCGATGGGCGAACTCGAGAATACCTATATCATCTACACCGCTGACCACGGCATGGCGATCGGGCGGCATGGCTTGCAAGGGAAGCAGAACCTGTACGAGCACACCTGGCGGGTTCCGCTGGTCGTCAAAGGCCCCGGCATCGAGCCTGGAACGCGGGCCCAAGGGAACATCTACCTGTTAGACGTGCTGGCGACCATCTGCGATTTGACCGGGGTGCAGCCGCCTGAAACGAACGAAGGAACCAGCTTCAAGCCTGTGCTGACCGGCAAGAAAGATACCGTTCGTGATGTGCTGTACGGTGTGTATTGTGGTGGCGAGAAGCCCGGCATGCGGTGCGTGAAGAAAGGGGACTGGAAGCTGCTGAAGTACGACGTACCTAGCGCCGACGTGCAAGAGACGCAGCTGTTCAACCTGGCCGAGAACCCGCACGAGTTCCTGCCGCAGCACCACAATAAGAATGTGATCGCTATGACTGGGGTCACGCCTGAAAAGCATCAAACGAACCTCGCCAACGATCCGAACTTCGCTGCCCAGCGGCAGGAGATGGAGACGCTGCTGCAGGAAGAGATGAAACGCCTGGACGACCCGTTTGTGCTGTGGGATCAAGCCAAGTAGTTTTGCTGCGGATCCCCAATCTTGAAGTCGAGGCGCCTTCTTGAGCGCCTCGACGTTGCTTGCTTGGCCGTCGCTACTTAAGCGTCGGTTTCTCTTCAAGAGCGACGAAGTCTATGCCATCGCTCGGTTCGCAATCGCTGGTGAACTCTTTCGGGACGAGGCCTCTTGGCAAGCACGTTTCCAAAACACAACGACGTTGGAGCCATGCTGCGCGAAATGCGCATTAATTCGCACGAATCGAGCGATGGGCTTGGCCGACAAGCAAGTGGCCATTTTCGTGTGCGCGTTATGCGCAGAAATTGGTTCTAATTGTCGCGGTTATGGCAATTGTACTTCCCCTCTGTTGGGCTCAGATGATGCCTGGAATCAACCGTGTTGCCGGAATGCCTCATCTTAAGAACTTGGTGCAGGCAACCGGCATCGACCGTAAGTCCCATACTGATGGGGTTTTGCGAACAGTTGCTGGGGTTGTGTGTGGGCTTTGGCATACCTCGTGCAAACTCTTCTGACATTGGATCACGAGATTCTTTTCACGGGGCAAAACAATGAAGCGAACGATTCGAGAGATTAACGATCCCACTCTGTTGAGCGAACTTGCACTAGCGTGGGAACGTCTGCACCGTCGGACTCCGGGGGCGACTTTCTTTCAGACGCTCGAATGGCTGACCATCACGCTGCGATACTTTAAGCGTGAACAGAAGCTGCGGTTGTTGGTGATCAGCGAGGGGGACGAGCCGGTTGGTATTGTCCCCTTTACGGTTCGAATGGAAAAGTTTCGCTTTGGTCATCTACGCGTGTTGTCGTTTCCGCTAGATGACTGGGGCACGTTTTATGGGCCGATTGGCAAAGACCCGGTCGCCCTGATGCGGGACGCGTTAGAGTACATCCGCACTCAGCCGCGCGACTGGGATGTGATCGACTTCCGTTACCTCAGCGAACAGGCCGATCATTTTCCGGAGCTGGCGAAGGTTATCAACGACCAGCCACTGCAGTTTTTCGAGCGACCAAGAATGGAAGCTCCGATTGTGGAACTGGCCGATTCGTGGGAAGAGTTTACCAAGTCGAAGTCGAAGAACTGGCGACGCGGTATGAAGCGAGAACAAGAGCGAGCCCGACAGCACGGCAAGCTGCGATACGTTCGCTACCGCAGCGATATCGAGACCGGCAAGATCGATCCGCGGTGGGATCTGTTCGAGCAGTCGCGAGCGGTCGCTCAGCGAAGCTGGCAGTCGCAATCGCCGATCGAGGCCGCCTTTTGTAGCTCGCGGGTTCTGCCGCTGCTTCGCGACCTGCACGTCGAAGCTGCACTGAACGGGATGCTCGACATGAATCTGTTGTACTTGGACGAACGTCCGGTCGCGTTTCTTTACAACTACGTTTGCCGCGGGAACGTCTACTGCTTGCGAAGCGGCTACGATGCCAAGTGCGAAGCGAAGAGCTTGGGCACGATTCTGCTGGCCGAGTTCGTCGAAGACAGCCACAACCGAGGTGACCTGCAAATCAACTTCGGACCTGGCACGCAGGACTACAAAATGCGATTTGCGACCGAGGTGCAGCGGGCCGTGACCTTCACGCACTACAACCCCTGGGGAATGCACACACAAGTGCTCGCGACCCGAGCACTGATCGATCCAAGTCTTCCTGGCTTCGACGAACGCTGCCAAAAACGGCTGGTGACTTAGTCACGCAATTGTCTCGCTTGATTGGCTCGACAGACTTTTAGAGCTTGGCCAACGGATGCTCTCGTTCCTGAAGGGGGAACTCGATGATTTGTCCCTCTTGGCGGTGCGACTGGAAGACGCCGCAGATCATTTCCACGGTCCAGGTCGCATCGTGAATATCGCACTTCGGAGCATGGTCGTTGGCGACGGCGGAAAGAAGATCTACGCCAGCGGCAACGTGGTTATGCACGGCTTGAATCGCCTGGGGGTTGGTTTCTTTCTGGCCGACTCCTTGCGAGGTGATGGAGATCCACTCGCGGGGCGTGTTGGCCGGATCGTACGGATTGCCTGGCGTGAAATGGGCGACCGGGTCGCGGTCGATATGCCAGGTGACGGTTCCCTTACTGCCGATGATTTGAAAGCAGTAGCCGTCGGGGCTGGTGCCGTCGTTGGCGACCGACTGGTAGTAAGCGACCAGGCCGTTATCCATCACGTAGCGGGCATGGATTTCGTTTCCGGCCAAGGGGCCCAGACCCTCGGCCCCCGGCAGCACGTCCTTGGCGGTGACCAACTGGCCATCTTGTAGTAGCATACCAGAGCAATGCTTCGGCTTGCCGTTGCCGAAGTAGCAGAACAAATTCAAGATGTGCGAACCCAGCACCCACAGGTCTTCGCCACCGCCGCGATGGTCTCCTTTGCCTTTGCCCCGCAGTTCGAGGACTTTGCCAAGCTTGCCTGATTCGATGAGTTGGTCGATGTGCTTGAGTGCCGGGTGATAGCGATTGCGATGCGCGACGGCGACCTTCGTGCCATGTTGCTTAGCCGCAGCAATCAGGGCGTCGGCTTCCCCTGGCGTGCGAACGAAGGGCTTCTCGCAGTAGATACCTTTCGCACCAGATTGGATGGCGGCCAGTATCATGTCGTAGTGCTGATCGGGGTGTCGGGGGCACACCGAAACGATCTCCGGCTGCACCTGCTTCAGCATTGCCTGGTAGTCCGCAAACCCTTTTGCCCCTTCCAGCCGCTTGGTGGCCAGCGACAGGCCGCGTTTGTCGGCATCGGCCACGGCGACGATTTTGGCTTCGTTGATCTTGAGCCACATCGTATCGAGCCCGTGCCCATAGTTGCCGCGGCCGGTATGACCAATGACGGCAACCGGCGTCGCAGGAGCAATCGCGTGGGCCACCGCCGGCGTAAGCAGGGCAGCGGACGAAGCAGCAAGGAAGGTTCGGCGTTTCATGGTGTTACGTTGGGTGAGATGAGTTGAGGAGGGGCTTATTGCGATCCCTTAAAAAGGCAACCACATCGAAAACGATACCAGCAGGGCCGTTATTATGAAATATCAAGGCCGGGAAGAGAGCCGACGGAAACCGATTGAAATCGCTTGGAAGGAGGGCTTCAGTCTAGCATGCCACCTCGTGACTGGCCATGAAGCAGGCGGTTAGTCCATGTTGTCTAACTCGGCCAACCGCTGGCGGAGCCGGGCCTTTTCCTCGTCGATTGTTTCTTGCTTGTCTGGCAGATCGAGATGCTTCGGCCGAGGGGGCGCTGCTTGGGGTTCGGGGCAGCGGATGATCTCGTCGTTGGTCAGATAAACGCCGCTCATTAGCGACGTCTTCACATGGGCCCTGTGGATGCAGCCCTCGCGGTCTCGATAGCGAATCTGATAGATACGGGCATTCTTCTCGCCAAACCAGCCAGGGCCGAAGGGGTCCCAGTGCGATTCAAGAAGTTCCCCGCCAATACCAGTGATGTATTGGCGGACGCGACCTCCATCCATCGAGCCGGCGGCCAGGCGGATCACGATGCTCGCTGCGATCCCGAAAACGATCAGAAAGAAAAAGCCTTCACCACCATTCATCGCCGGGACCTATCTCGATTTAGAAACAATGCAAAACAATTTCGTCCTGTTCTTCGTGGTCGAACTTCGATTATTGCGGCAAATCGGGGGGGCTCGCTACATCAGGTCGCCTTTGTTGCGGCCTTGGTCGTCGTAGCGCATGAAGCTGAAGTAGACGAAAACGATCGCAAAGATCGGAATCAGGATGACAAAGAAGGGGGTGACGGCGTAGGAAACGGCCAGCACGAGTGCCGTAAAGACACACCATAGCCACCAGGTATCTCGCCATAGACCTCGGATAGGGCCCATTGAATTCTCTCCGCCGCTGCATGGATGTTGGGGGTCGACAGAGAGAGATTTTACGCAAGACAGGCTGGCGACGCACGCGGAAATCGTCGCACCCGGTCGAGGGGGGCGTGAGCCCTTTGGGCTCTAAGGAGTGAGATTGAACTGAAAAGCGTTCATCCCATCTTCCGCTACCACGGCTTGCAACTGAGACGAACCGAAGTCGGAATACTGCGACGGCAGCAGCTGCGACGTTTGCGCCTTCGGCGGAAGGGTAGGGTGGTTGCTGGGTTCAACGATCTTTTGTTCGCTTTTCTTCACCGAAACCTGGTAGCGGCCCGCCGGGGCACCGTCGCCGGGTTCGTAGGTAGTGAGCGCGTATTCGCCGGTCGCGTTGGTTTTGCCATACGAGGTGATCATCAGCTTTTCGCTAAAGAACATCACGGTGGCGCCCTCGATGGGAGTTCCGTCGAGGGTGATTTTTCCCTGGACGGGGATCGTTCGGGAACGTCCGGGAACCAAAGTCGGCTCGCCGGAGTTACAGCCCAACGATGCGGCTGCCAGGATCAACAGGCTGATGGATAAGATACGCATCATGATCACTCGCTGCCTGGGGTGTATTCCCCGCCACTTTTGCTGCCCATTGCTCCCCACACGCCGTAAGGGCTCGGGCCGCTGGCGACCGACGTAGCTCCTTGGTTTCCGGCGTCGATCGTTTCGGAAATGAACCGTACCGAACCATCGGCAAACGTGGCCATCACCCCACCGGGATGATAGCTGGATGCCGTGTAGAAACCATCTTGAGCGTCGTGATTGGAATAGGCACATTGCGCACTGTTGGGTGCCAGGCAGGTATTCATCGCAGAGAAGGCCGAACCTCCATCGGTCCAGCGGCTGCCGGGAGCGTGAATTGGGTTGCTATAGCCGTTGACCGGATCAAACGTCAAAGCACACTCGGCCGGGGTCGCCGGATCGCTGCCGTAGTTCACGTTAAACCGATCTCGCGGGCTGGTCGGGAAACCATGTTCGGAAAGTGCAATCGTGTTGCTGGTACCGTCGGTGATATCGGCCATGGTCGAATGTTTTACCAAGCCGAAGATACCCCGCGGATCGAGCGATTCGGTATCGAACGAGTCGCCGGCACAGAAGGTGTAGTTCGCGTCGGCGATGAGGTCGTTAGAGACATGTCGCGGACTCGAAGGGCAGAGCAGCGCGTTAAAGGAAATCGTCCATGGCTGGAAGTCGTCCCAGGGGGTCTTCGTGTTGCCAAACATGCGGACTTCATTCGCGGCGGCCGATTGGTCAATGTAAGGAAGCAGCCCGACAAATCCGCTTTGACGCTGATAAGGAGCAAGCGTTCCACCATTGTGCTGGTGCTGACCGCTGCCTCCTTCCCGATAGGGAAACACGTTAAACGTATCGTGATAGACGTGCATCGCCAGGCTTAATTGCTTCATGTTATTGGTGCAGGCCACGCGGCGCGATGTCTCGCGGGCTTGTTGGACTGCAGGCAAGAGCAACGCCACCAACACGCCAATCACCGCCAAGACGACCATCAGCTCGACCAGGGAGAAACCACCTCGTGTGGAATATTTCGTGGTCACTATTACGACTCCAGGAGGGTTTGTTCAGGCAGGAACATTTCTCAATAAACTTCCTGAGTCCCTACTTAAACAAACGGCGTTCCAAATCATCGATCAGTGGACATGAACGCTCGATGAGGAGAGGTTATTCTCTGCGCACAATCACATAATTGGAAATATGTCACCGTAAGCTGCCGTTCAAGGACAAATGGCCAACCTACGCAGAGATCGCGTGCCAATGCCGAGATAAAACGTTTCTTTCTCGCAATTTCGTGTCACATGCACGAGGTATAAGGGCTGCTAGATCCTTAGGCGGTCGAAACGTTTTGTGCCTAATCGATGTGCGAAAGCACTAAGAACGCAGTGCTACGGGTCACCGCAGCACTGCGTAGGTTTGGCGCGAGCGTTAAGAATTCATCGCGATGAGTTGCTTAGAAATCTGAATCAGATCAGGTTCGATGATTTCGGGAACTTGAGAGGGTGGGTAGAGTTGGGCGCCTGGTCGATCAATGAAGGCCCCACGCATGCCGGCATTCAACGCACCGGCGATATCCCATCCGTGAGCGGCGACGAGCATGCTTTCCTCTGGCGCCACGTTCATCTTATTGGTGGCCCATTTATAGGTATGGGGGTGAGGTTTAAACATCTGGACGTCTTCGACGCTGAGTCGTTCTTCGAAGAAGTCCGTGAGCCCGGCATTTTTCATTTGATCGGCAACTGCGGAATTCGACGAATTGGTCAGCGTTGCCAGACGAAAGCCCGCTTCCTTGAGCGCTTGCAGTGCCGGTGCTACATCGGGATGCGGCGGCAGAGAACGAATCGGAGCGATGGCTGCCCTGGACTCGGATTCGGAAAGCTCGATCCCTTCGTTGCGTGCTACGGTCTGAAGCGCTGCGGCCCCTAGAATTCCGAAGTCGTGGTACTGATCGGTGACGGTCGACACCAACGAGTAATGCAGCATCGTCTTGAACCAAAGGGGCAACAGATCGTCTCGGCCGCCCAGCGCGCCACCCACCGATTTCTTCAATCCGGCCAAGTCGAGCAGCGATTCGTTCACGTCAAAAAATAGCAATTTAGGACGTTTCATGGTTTCACCTTCGGATGGCCCTGCAGCCATCGCGGTCGAAGCTCCGGTAAAGACGTTCGCGGCAACCCCAGCGGCGGCCAGACCAAGGAATTGACGTCGCCCCGTGGACGACGAGGTCGGAGACGTGGTTTTCGGTTGGGAATCAGACATGGTTGTTTTTCATTGGAGAAACGTATTGTGCACCGTGCGCTGCTTTGGATGCTTCAAGCTTAGATCGGTTTCAAACAACTGGGGATTTCGACGCCATCGCAATTGAAATGGGTGAAATAGACATAAGGGTGGCGTGGGCTTCTGCGGAAGGTTTAGAATAGGCAGGCCTCGTGGGACAACGAGGTGCTCATCATCTAGCCCGGTAAGGATTTGCCGCGAATGTATCTGCTTGAGAATCCAGTTTTACAGCGAGAACTTTTAGTCAACTTGCGCACCGCAAGGGCCTTTCTACTGCTGTTGGCTTACCAGATGCTTTTGGCAGCAATCGTTTATTTTGCCTGGCCCCAAGTCGAGCGGCTCGATCTTTCGGCCGATCAGGAAGCGGCCCGTCGACTGTTTGATTTGTTTTTTCTTGGACAATTTGTGCTTGCCTCGTTGATGGCTCCCAGCTTTGCCTCTGGCACGCTGACCGGCGAGAAAGAACGCAAGACCTACGAGATGCTGCTGGCCAGCCCGCTCAAACCGGGGGCGATTGTGCTGGGCAAACTACTGGCATCTTTAGCACACTTGGCTCTGTTGATCTTCACGTCGTTGCCGATCGTGATGCTGTGTTTGCCGTTGGGTGGCGTGTCGTTGTATGAACTTCTCGCGGCCTATGCGATTTTGATGGTTGCGGTGGCCACGTTCGGGATGATCAGCGTCGCGTGCAGTAGCTTCTTTGCCCGGACGGCTTCGTCTTTGGTGGTTTCGTACTTATTGATTTTGCCGATCGCGTTGGCCGGTGCGTTCGTCTGGCAAATGCTGGGTCAGAATGGTGGCCTGCGTCTGATCGTGTTGTTGATAACGGTGCCTGCGGCTGCGGCGGCGACGATACTTCTGCTTGCGTTGTACACGGCTCGCACGCTTCTTTATCCGCACGATGTGGGGAGCGAGGGAAAGGATGTGGTCGACTTAGAGAAA containing:
- a CDS encoding sulfatase family protein, translated to MMRSTLLAALLLCVVQMTGLPLHAQEKSPPNILILYADDLGYGDLSCYNPQGKIPTPNLDKLAASGTRFTDGHSSSGICTPSRYALLTGRHHWRDFHGIVNAFGKSVFKPERLTMPEMLKDQGYATACIGKWHLGWDWDAIRQSKGIQPDSFDWSKAIPDGPLAHGFDHYFGDTVINFPPYAWIEDDKLAQIPDTMKDEAKWKKIKEGNWECRPGPMVTGWNPYDVLPTLTDQGVAYLKSRKDETEPFFLYFAFPCPHAPIIPNDAYDGKSDAGPFGDFVVETDAMVGRLLAALEASGQADNTIVVFTADNGPEHYAYARDAKYGHWSSEPFRGLKRDIYEGGHHVPFIVRWPGVTTPGSESYALVSQIDLMATFASAIGYKLPDDAAEDSHDMLPHLKGEAAAIRASHIHNTFANQYAIRDGDWLLVDHKTGYRSKGWQAWEPRHNYPGDDKQPVELYDLASDPGQRNNLAADQPEKVEQMQKLLTKIQKQGHSAPRLEK
- a CDS encoding sulfatase family protein, with the protein product MLRSTNKTYRVTWFWLAFALLLPQGLWAGEKPNIVFILCDDLGYGDVQCLNPQHGKIPTPGADQLAKQGMTFTDAHSGSSVCTPTRYGLLTGRYSWRTKLQKGVVTGFAPCLIDEDRPTVANFLKDHGYQTAIIGKWHLNFQYCDPQTGQPYLAKQFKSPPVGTKIPDGPQARGFDYFHGFHHARDMQTVIENDTVIAHDPPINMLPRLTRKSVEYIDQHANDEKPFFLYIPLGSPHTPILPTKAWQGRSGLGDYGDFVMETDNAVVQVTQALDRNGLTDNTLVVFTSDNGCSKAAGIPQLAKQGHIVSAHLRGSKADIWDGGHRVPFMVRWPGKVEAGSSSDQLICLTDWFATVADMMDAKVPPGTCEDSVSFLPAIAGKPITSTRAGVVHHSVSGHFAYRQGPWKLALARGSGGWSSPNEKQAGKDAPKAQLYHMVEDIGEQQNRYLIEASVAERLLQQLQADIDRGRSTDGPKSQNDVSNIDLWKSEKN
- a CDS encoding sulfatase-like hydrolase/transferase, with translation MTHTYRILLTCLLATLGMTSLATAADRPNVLFILTDDQSPFDFKFYNQDSKLDTPVIDQLAADGMVFDGAYHMGAWSGAVCTPSRHMIMSGRTVWHIPSRLNRNRNPNEGDTALVPQNLPDFTMGAVFNRAGYDTMRTCKKGNSYAAANKQFTVVKDASKRGGTDESGSAWHGKQVLDYLNEREKTKDEDPFLIYFGFSHPHDTRDGTPELLEKYGSINHTKETKLPEPNDKQPQMPPNWLPKHPFQNSHSNVRDEVAVSGVWTNRDEATIRNELGREFACSENIDIQIGKVLDKLEAMGELENTYIIYTADHGMAIGRHGLQGKQNLYEHTWRVPLVVKGPGIEPGTRAQGNIYLLDVLATICDLTGVQPPETNEGTSFKPVLTGKKDTVRDVLYGVYCGGEKPGMRCVKKGDWKLLKYDVPSADVQETQLFNLAENPHEFLPQHHNKNVIAMTGVTPEKHQTNLANDPNFAAQRQEMETLLQEEMKRLDDPFVLWDQAK
- a CDS encoding GNAT family N-acetyltransferase, coding for MKRTIREINDPTLLSELALAWERLHRRTPGATFFQTLEWLTITLRYFKREQKLRLLVISEGDEPVGIVPFTVRMEKFRFGHLRVLSFPLDDWGTFYGPIGKDPVALMRDALEYIRTQPRDWDVIDFRYLSEQADHFPELAKVINDQPLQFFERPRMEAPIVELADSWEEFTKSKSKNWRRGMKREQERARQHGKLRYVRYRSDIETGKIDPRWDLFEQSRAVAQRSWQSQSPIEAAFCSSRVLPLLRDLHVEAALNGMLDMNLLYLDERPVAFLYNYVCRGNVYCLRSGYDAKCEAKSLGTILLAEFVEDSHNRGDLQINFGPGTQDYKMRFATEVQRAVTFTHYNPWGMHTQVLATRALIDPSLPGFDERCQKRLVT
- a CDS encoding Gfo/Idh/MocA family protein; amino-acid sequence: MKRRTFLAASSAALLTPAVAHAIAPATPVAVIGHTGRGNYGHGLDTMWLKINEAKIVAVADADKRGLSLATKRLEGAKGFADYQAMLKQVQPEIVSVCPRHPDQHYDMILAAIQSGAKGIYCEKPFVRTPGEADALIAAAKQHGTKVAVAHRNRYHPALKHIDQLIESGKLGKVLELRGKGKGDHRGGGEDLWVLGSHILNLFCYFGNGKPKHCSGMLLQDGQLVTAKDVLPGAEGLGPLAGNEIHARYVMDNGLVAYYQSVANDGTSPDGYCFQIIGSKGTVTWHIDRDPVAHFTPGNPYDPANTPREWISITSQGVGQKETNPQAIQAVHNHVAAGVDLLSAVANDHAPKCDIHDATWTVEMICGVFQSHRQEGQIIEFPLQEREHPLAKL
- a CDS encoding carboxypeptidase-like regulatory domain-containing protein, with protein sequence MMRILSISLLILAAASLGCNSGEPTLVPGRSRTIPVQGKITLDGTPIEGATVMFFSEKLMITSYGKTNATGEYALTTYEPGDGAPAGRYQVSVKKSEQKIVEPSNHPTLPPKAQTSQLLPSQYSDFGSSQLQAVVAEDGMNAFQFNLTP